A window from Dysidea avara chromosome 2, odDysAvar1.4, whole genome shotgun sequence encodes these proteins:
- the LOC136248040 gene encoding probable outer membrane protein pmp6 yields MSCDLNTNIMTQLLPRDDSVIVSLFIVYIAVLLVASKKGEGFFNFPHPSFIDLVHSVHNNSTVTIANDVLLTSRVSLQNLVNIRFIGFGKSTVKCTGAGGVNFVFCNNVVIESINWEGYKGGAISSNGSNIAFHGNTTVTFNSNSVNYTTETYNFNNNYNYLSGGAWFLHSSEIEFDGNSVVVFSSNLAGSGGAIYTVNSSIIFDGTSDVIFNFNYARYKGGAISSNGTNIAFDGNTRVTFNSNSVNYTTETYNFNNYSSGGALFSNSSDIEFVGNSVVMFSSNLAGSGGVISSVNSNITFHGNTNVMLNNNSAGQVISERYRHKYTRHYDISGGVLHSNGSYVIFEGNSVVTFCSNNARYYGGVISLIYSNITFDESTAVTFNNNIADERIFTGEYYNTGPFCYGGAIFSYGSDITFVGTSVVTFCNNTANEGGGAIYNVLPQNIITFAANTNVIFSENRARSGGAVCSIASVLFKGSSAITFENNSAVYGGAVYVLLYYGHSSSRLNQSTIEFGENSTVMYSYNIGWYGGAVYSEWSILFKGNSRVTFANNEASLNGGAVCAYKHLYCCDNGIIIFGDNSTVIFNYNTCGRNGGAIYSEYADLNFKANARVTFINSRTIFDGGAVYGAHADILFEGRSIVEFKSNIARCNGGAVYSKDNISFMGNSITTFNNNTAICNGGAIFSFNLSKHITFSDNSTVIYISNSGIDGGALYSHVAGVVFNGNSKVTFKANNAERSGGGAYSETFIYFNENTTVVFSDNGALSFGGGVFFETKRSYKLLRIGGNSNIKFVNNSANTDGGSVYCSHNCSFIFDGNAMTMFANNSAKNGGAVYCHDNCYTFFGTISTVTFAQNIAIKG; encoded by the exons ACTCTGTGATTGTGTCACTTTTTATAGTGTACATAGCAG TGCTACTGGTTGCTTCTAAAAAAGGTGAAGGATTTTTTAATTTCCCTCATCCCTCATTTATTGATTTGGTACACAGTGTACACAATAATTCTACAGTCACAATAGCCAATGATGTTTTGTTGACTTCAAGAGTATCATTACAAAACCTTGTAAACATTAGATTTATTGGATTTGGAAAATCCACTGTGAAGTGTACTGGTGCTGGTGGTGTTAATTTTGTCTTCTGTAACAATGTAGTTATTGAAAGTATCAACTGGGAGGG ATACAAGGGTGGGGCAATATCATCAAATGGCTCAAACATTGCATTTCACGGCAACACAACAGTGACGTTTAATAGTAACAGTGTAAATTATACAACAGAAACTtacaattttaataataattataattatctcAGTGGGGGAGCCTGGTTTTTACACAGTTCTGAAATAGAATTTGATGGAAATTCAGTTGTCGTATTTAGTAGTAACCTTGCAGGGAGTGGTGGGGCAATATATACAGTCAATTCCAGCATTATATTTGATGGAACCTCTGATGTAATATTTAATTTTAACTATGCCAGATACAAGGGTGGGGCAATATCATCAAATGGCACGAACATTGCATTTGATGGAAACACAAGAGTGACGTTTAATAGTAACAGTGTGAATTATACAACAGAAACTTacaattttaataattattCTAGTGGGGGTGCCTTGTTTTCAAATAGTTCTGATATAGAATTTGTTGGAAATTCAGTTGTCATGTTTAGTAGTAACCTTGCAGGGAGTGGTGGGGTAATATCATCTGTTAATTCTAACATTACATTTCATGGAAACACAAATGTGATGCTTAACAATAACAGTGCTGGACAAGTAATTTCTGAAAGATACAGACACAAATACACAAGACATTACGATATCAGTGGTGGTGTTTTACATTCCAATGGGTCTTATGTAATATTTGAGGGAAATTCAGTTGTCACATTTTGCAGTAACAATGCCAGATATTATGGTGGGGTAATATCATTAATTTATTCTAACATCACGTTTGATGAAAGCACGGCTGTGACATTTAACAACAACATTGCAGATGAAAGAATTTTTACTGGAGAATATTATAATACAGGTCCTTTCTGTTATGGGGGTGCTATATTCTCTTACGGATCTGACATAACATTTGTTGGAACTTCAGTAGTAACATTTTGTAACAATACTGCAAACGAAGGAGGAGGAGCAATATATAATGTGCTACCTcaaaatattattacttttgctGCAAACACAAATGTAATATTCAGTGAAAACAGAGCGCGGTCTGGAGGAGCTGTATGTTCTATTGCTTCTGTTTTGTTTAAGGGAAGTTCAGCCATAACATTTGAAAATAATAGTGCTGTGTATGGGGGAGCTGTGTATGTACTTTTATATTATGGACATAGCAGCAGTAGATTAAACCAGTCCACAATTGAATTTGGTGAGAACTCAACAGTGATGTACAGTTATAATATTGGTTGGTATGGTGGAGCTGTTTATTCTGAGTGGAGCATTTTATTTAAGGGAAACTCAAGGGTAACATTTGCCAATAATGAAGCATCATtgaatggaggagctgtatgtGCATATAAACATTTATATTGCTGTGACAATGGTATAATCATATTTGGTGATAACTCTACAGTGATATTCAATTACAACACTTGTGGGCGTAATGGTGGTGCAATATACTCCGAATATGCAGATTTAAATTTTAAAGCAAATGCAAGGGTAACATTTATCAATAGCAGAACAATTtttgatggaggagctgtttatGGTGCTCATGCTGACATTTTATTCGAAGGAAGATCAATTGTAGAATTTAAAAGCAACATTGCCCGTTGTAATGGTGGAGCTGTCTACTCTAAGGATAACATTTCATTTATGGGGAACTCAATTACAACATTTAACAACAATACAGCCATCTGTAATGGAGGAGCTAtattttcttttaacttgtctaaACATATAACATTTTCTGATAACTCAACAGTAATATACATTTCTAATAGTGGCATAGATGGAGGAGCTTTATATTCTCACGTTGCTGGTGTTGTATTTAATGGAAACTCAAAGGTGACATTTAAAGCTAACAATGCTGAAAGAAGTGGAGGAGGTGCATACTCTGaaacttttatttattttaatgaaAACACAACCGTGGTATTTAGTGACAATGGAGCTTTAAGCTTTGGAGGAGGTGTGTTTTTCGAAACTAAACGTTCATATAAATTATTACGTATTGGTGGAAATTCAAATATTAAATTTGTCAACAACAGTGCCAATACAGATGGAGGAAGTGTGTATTGCAGCCACAATTGCAGTTTTATATTTGATGGAAATGCAATGACAATGTTTGCCAATAACAGTGCAAAAAATGGTGGGGCTGTATACTGTCATGATAACTGTTATACATTTTTCGGTACTATTTCAACAGTGACATTTGCTCAAAATATTGCCATAAAAGGTTAA